TTTCCCGTGTCGTCCGCCGCGCTCCAGCAGGAATTCCTTCGCCTTTTATCGACGCAGCAACGGCGCTTGCATAGCCTGTGCCGCTTCTACTACGTGCGGGTGGAAGACCGGCAGGATGCCTTTCAGGAAATCGTGCTGCAGCTCTGGAAGTCTTATTCCGGGTTTCAGGGTACCGCCCACGTCTCGACCTGGATGTACCGGGTGGCACTCAACACCATCTTTTCGCGCCTGCGTCGGGAGAAGGCCCAGCCGGAATGGGTGCGCTGGACCGAGGAGTTGCAGCAGCTCCCAAACCCCGAAGACCTCGTGAACCCGGCCGCGGCCGGCCAGGTGTTGGAAGAAGCCATTCACCAGCTTTCGGCCGAGGACAAAGCCTTGGTTTTACTGCACCTGGAAGGCTACTCCTATCAAGAAATAGCCCCGCTGTTGGACATGAGCACTACGAACGTCAGCACCCGGCTGCACCGCATCAAAGGCAAGCTGGGCAAATACCTAAAGATGCAGTTGTTATGAGCCTGGAAGAACTCAAGCCCTTATGGGAAGCTCACAAGCAACAGGTAGAGCAGCAGGATCTGTGGAGCGCAGCCCAGCTCGCCGCCCTGCTTCCGGCACCCCACCCAAAGCCCCGCTGGGCGCTACGCCCCCGCCGGGTGCTGCTGCAGCTAGGCCTCGCGTTGCTGTCCTTCGGTTTTAGTAGCTGCTAAAAAGGCGCAGCCCTTTTCTTTCTCTGCTTATCCACTACCATTCCTCCGGCTCAAAAGAGCCGGGACGGTGCTTCGTTGCCGAAAAAACGGCTTAGCGGGTCATACTTCGGTCTTTTACAATGCTTTTCACCCTCATTTTACTTCTTTCCCACATGAGCTTATTGGCAGCATTGACGTGGACGGTCAGCCCCCTGATCTACGATTTTGGTTTCTTCCAGCTTACCTGGTATGGGCTGCTCTTTGCCTCGGGCTTCGTGCTGGGCAGCTTTATTCTGACTCGCATTTACCAAGCCGAACAGGTGGCGCCTAAGTGGGTCGACGTCATCACCTTGTACATGTTGGGAGGTACGGTGCTGGGCGCGCGCCTGGGCCACTGC
Above is a genomic segment from Hymenobacter cellulosivorans containing:
- a CDS encoding RNA polymerase sigma factor → MSSAALQQEFLRLLSTQQRRLHSLCRFYYVRVEDRQDAFQEIVLQLWKSYSGFQGTAHVSTWMYRVALNTIFSRLRREKAQPEWVRWTEELQQLPNPEDLVNPAAAGQVLEEAIHQLSAEDKALVLLHLEGYSYQEIAPLLDMSTTNVSTRLHRIKGKLGKYLKMQLL